In the genome of Phlebotomus papatasi isolate M1 chromosome 2, Ppap_2.1, whole genome shotgun sequence, one region contains:
- the LOC129804035 gene encoding acyl-CoA Delta-9 desaturase-like, translating to MTKRPNSKESEIKSKEIPTDLSNALPEDEISSPNGDVSSVQDLGTDFNFKRKIVWSNVVVFLILHILGFIGLIEMLTLSVSILTNIYNIFLGVIGGIGITMGAHRLFTHRSFKAKPPLRRILMILFVLNGQNPLWEWARDHRQHHKYSDTDADPHNASRGFFFSHVGWLMSKKHPKVIELGKGIDMSDLEADSWIMFQKKYLIPIYGLVSIVIPTIIPVLLWNEDLIKSFLVCYVTRTVIVLNCTWCVNSVTHMYGTRPYDKTVLAVQNDYVSAFSFGEGYHNYHHAFPWDYRASEFGPQNGIVQTLIEYCAKKGWAYDLRSPTEESVKNRVQRKGDNSHYKYGGSNNYDECETRKNL from the exons ATGACTAAAAGACCAAATTCTAAAGAAAGTGAAATAAAATCTAAAGAAATTCCGACGGACTTATCTAATGCTCTCCCTGAAGATGAAATTTCAAGTCCAAATGGGGATGTATCAAGTGTTCAGGATCTTGGTACAGATTTCAATTTCAAACGTAAAATTGTGTGGTCAAATGTAGTTGTCTTCTTAATCTTACACATTCTCGGATTTATTGGTCTGATTGAGATGCTTACTTTGAGTGTAAGCATTCTAACAAATATCTACA ATATTTTTTTGGGCGTGATCGGTGGAATTGGAATCACGATGGGAGCTCACAGACTCTTCACTCATCGTTCCTTCAAAGCCAAACCACCTCTAAGACGTATCCTTATGATTCTATTTGTTCTCAATGGACAAAATCCATTATGGGAATGGGCTAGGGATCATAGGCAACATCATAAGTACTCAGATACAGATGCTGATCCTCACAATGCCAGCAGAGGATTCTTCTTTTCCCACGTAGGCTGGCTTATGTCCAAGAAGCATCCTAAGGTGATCGAACTAGGCAAAGGGATCGATATGTCGGATCTCGAGGCAGATTCCTGGATCATGTTCCAAAAGAA ATACTTAATACCAATTTACGGATTAGTATCCATTGTGATTCCTACCATAATCCCGGTCCTGCTATGGAATGAAGACCTCATAAAATCATTTCTCGTTTGTTACGTCACCAGAACAGTTATAGTTCTTAATTGCACGTGGTGCGTAAACAGCGTGACCCACATGTACGGAACACGTCCGTATGACAAAACCGTTCTTGCGGTTCAAAATGACTATGTAAGTGCCTTTTCATTCGGCGAAGGTTATCATAACTACCATCATGCCTTCCCTTGGGACTACAGAGCATCAGAGTTTGGGCCACAGAATGGTATTGTACAAACCTTAATTGAATATTGTGCTAAAAAGGGTTGGGCGTATGACTTAAGATCACCCACGGAAGAATCCGTTAAGAATCGTGTCCAACGAAAAGGAGATAACTCCCATTATAAGTACGGCGGCTCTAATAATTATGATGAGTGTGAGACCAGGAAAAACTTATAG